The following proteins come from a genomic window of Pseudomonadota bacterium:
- a CDS encoding DUF933 domain-containing protein — translation MNISVIGSTGCGKTTLFQALSGIVSENKPNSDAVAVIDVPDERVDKLTDIFKPKKTIYARIALSDTVAIEEGNVRSETISAKTLREMRNSDAFLLVLRNFNNGNQIDLTGEFFTIFNEFIFADILQIENRLERMRKQQSKKESNVLAQEEALLIECLDHLNSDKPLATFGSLKQHGKELRGFQFLSQKPMMAVLNCDEEKLASSESIMNDIRKTIPSHIPVITACTKLEAEFALMASEEKDVFMAEYGIKESVAGRIIRLAFETLGLISFLTVGEDECRAWPIKNGMNAQEAAGAVHTDLSQKFIRAETVSYDDFIHYGGFAGCKKAGVWRLEGKTYIVQDGDILNIRAGN, via the coding sequence ATGAATATTTCAGTTATAGGGAGTACAGGATGCGGTAAGACAACACTCTTTCAGGCACTTAGTGGAATAGTTTCAGAAAACAAGCCTAACTCAGATGCCGTTGCAGTCATCGACGTCCCTGACGAGCGCGTAGACAAATTAACGGATATTTTTAAACCTAAGAAAACGATATATGCACGGATAGCCTTGTCTGATACCGTTGCAATTGAAGAAGGGAATGTAAGGAGCGAGACGATAAGCGCGAAGACCCTCAGGGAGATGCGTAACAGTGATGCATTCCTGCTTGTCCTGCGCAACTTTAACAACGGGAACCAGATAGACCTCACAGGCGAATTCTTCACGATCTTTAACGAGTTCATCTTTGCAGATATCCTGCAGATTGAAAACCGTCTGGAAAGGATGCGCAAACAACAGAGTAAAAAGGAAAGCAATGTCCTGGCCCAGGAAGAGGCCTTACTCATCGAATGTCTCGACCACCTGAACTCGGATAAACCGCTTGCGACATTTGGCTCCCTTAAACAGCACGGAAAAGAACTCAGGGGCTTTCAGTTCCTCTCTCAAAAGCCAATGATGGCCGTTCTAAACTGCGATGAGGAGAAACTGGCTTCTTCCGAATCGATTATGAATGACATCAGAAAAACCATCCCATCCCATATCCCGGTAATTACCGCATGTACGAAACTTGAAGCCGAGTTCGCACTCATGGCCTCTGAGGAGAAAGATGTTTTTATGGCAGAATACGGCATCAAGGAATCGGTGGCAGGACGCATTATCCGGCTTGCTTTTGAAACGCTCGGTCTTATCTCATTCTTAACTGTAGGAGAGGATGAGTGCCGTGCCTGGCCGATAAAAAATGGGATGAATGCCCAGGAGGCTGCCGGGGCGGTTCACACCGACCTCTCACAGAAATTTATCCGGGCAGAGACGGTCTCCTACGATGATTTTATTCATTACGGAGGCTTTGCAGGGTGCAAAAAAGCCGGCGTCTGGCGGCTCGAGGGAAAGACCTACATTGTGCAGGATGGGGACATTCTCAACATAAGGGCAGGAAATTAA
- a CDS encoding aldo/keto reductase produces the protein MSNTTKDHNSMNRRDFLKFGALGVAAATGLSGLSKIAEGATASKPGTTPVYRTLGRTGLKVTVVSFGAMLTPDHEPMEVAFDLGVNYVDTARRYMNGRNEEIVAKALKGRRDKVYVATKSLPSSTTKKDIVNDVETSLSKLRIDYIDVIQLHNLTSGDRAFIPETREALVELRKQGKVRFFGVTTHTNQADVLKAIMNDPDKFFDTALVSYNFTSEASVKHAIALAAKSGIGIVAMKTQAGGYKTDALGSISPHQAALKWVLQDANVACAIPGMKDMSMLQEATAVMGMKLTRRDERILERYAEAIAPYYCHLCAQCEPTCPQNVAISTINRSIMYAEGYENMELARATYDELPPDESAYVCSNCNECVAHCVNGLNIAAKMQKAKTLFA, from the coding sequence ATGAGCAATACAACAAAGGATCATAATTCCATGAACCGCAGGGATTTTCTGAAATTTGGAGCTTTAGGGGTTGCTGCAGCAACAGGTTTAAGCGGCTTAAGTAAAATTGCAGAAGGCGCTACTGCCTCGAAACCCGGTACAACACCAGTCTACCGTACATTGGGAAGGACAGGTCTTAAAGTGACTGTTGTGAGTTTTGGCGCCATGCTCACACCGGACCATGAACCGATGGAAGTTGCCTTTGACCTCGGTGTAAACTACGTTGATACTGCACGGAGATATATGAATGGCAGGAATGAAGAGATCGTTGCAAAGGCCCTCAAAGGTCGTCGGGACAAGGTTTATGTTGCCACAAAATCTCTTCCTTCATCAACAACAAAAAAGGATATTGTTAACGATGTGGAGACAAGTCTCTCCAAGCTCCGGATAGATTATATCGACGTGATCCAGCTCCACAACCTCACAAGTGGTGACCGGGCCTTTATACCTGAAACACGGGAAGCGCTTGTGGAACTACGCAAACAGGGTAAGGTCCGTTTCTTTGGCGTTACAACACACACGAATCAAGCCGATGTTTTAAAGGCCATTATGAATGACCCTGATAAATTTTTCGATACAGCGCTGGTGTCATATAATTTCACAAGCGAAGCGTCGGTTAAGCATGCCATTGCTCTTGCCGCAAAAAGCGGTATCGGTATTGTAGCCATGAAAACTCAGGCCGGAGGATATAAAACAGATGCCCTCGGATCCATCAGTCCACATCAGGCAGCACTTAAATGGGTGCTTCAGGATGCCAATGTGGCTTGTGCTATCCCCGGCATGAAAGATATGAGTATGCTTCAAGAGGCAACGGCGGTCATGGGAATGAAACTTACCCGCAGGGATGAACGCATTCTCGAACGTTATGCCGAAGCTATTGCTCCCTACTATTGCCATCTCTGCGCTCAATGTGAGCCTACATGCCCGCAGAATGTTGCCATCAGCACCATTAACCGCTCCATTATGTACGCTGAGGGGTATGAGAACATGGAACTGGCCAGAGCAACTTATGATGAACTACCTCCTGATGAATCAGCCTATGTGTGTTCCAATTGTAACGAGTGCGTAGCTCATTGTGTGAACGGTCTGAATATTGCCGCCAAAATGCAGAAGGCTAAAACATTGTTTGCGTAA
- a CDS encoding 8-amino-7-oxononanoate synthase, whose product MHNRICEILEYFKETGNYRSLKYIKPVSATKILYNSKEYLNLCSNSYLSLHIHPDVVDAAREAVDNYGAGTCSSRSVSGSIDIHKVLENEIAEYKGYKSGLIFSNGYMANIGIVSTITQEGDVIFTDELNHSSLIDSTRLSRAKKVIYRHGDANDLEKKLKKDKTKGKKFILTESFFSMDGDIAPLRELHQLKEKYGAHIMLDDAHGTGIFGEKGTGVEELFGLSGKMDTHMATFGKALGSFGAFALADPVVIEFLINRARTFMYTTALPISSLAASLASLRLIKNNTSFKDELWQNIGYMRKNLLQAGFDLKNSTGPIVPIVVGEDKKTVKMQDLLMKKGLFLQAIRPPTVPEGASRLRLTIVRGFTREDMDYAIETLINTGKKMELI is encoded by the coding sequence ATGCACAACAGGATTTGCGAAATACTGGAATATTTTAAAGAAACAGGCAATTACAGGTCATTAAAATATATAAAACCCGTCTCTGCCACAAAGATACTTTATAATTCAAAGGAGTATCTCAACCTCTGCTCAAATAGTTATCTTTCTTTGCATATCCATCCTGACGTTGTTGATGCTGCCAGGGAAGCTGTTGATAACTACGGCGCCGGCACATGTTCTTCACGTAGTGTATCAGGCAGTATCGATATACATAAGGTACTTGAGAATGAAATTGCAGAATATAAAGGGTATAAAAGCGGGCTTATTTTTTCAAACGGATACATGGCAAATATAGGAATAGTCTCCACAATTACACAAGAAGGTGATGTAATCTTCACCGATGAATTGAATCATTCAAGCCTCATAGACAGCACCAGACTCTCCCGTGCGAAAAAGGTGATTTACCGGCATGGAGATGCAAACGACCTTGAAAAAAAGCTGAAAAAGGACAAAACAAAGGGTAAGAAATTTATTCTTACAGAATCGTTTTTCAGCATGGACGGTGATATAGCCCCTCTGAGGGAGTTGCATCAGCTTAAAGAAAAGTATGGGGCGCATATAATGCTGGACGATGCCCATGGAACAGGCATCTTTGGTGAAAAGGGTACTGGTGTTGAAGAGTTATTCGGTTTATCGGGAAAAATGGATACGCATATGGCAACTTTCGGGAAGGCTCTTGGTTCGTTTGGCGCTTTTGCATTGGCCGATCCCGTTGTAATAGAGTTTCTCATAAACAGAGCCCGGACATTTATGTATACGACGGCATTACCCATATCATCCTTAGCCGCATCCCTTGCATCTTTAAGGCTTATCAAAAACAATACATCTTTTAAAGATGAATTATGGCAAAACATCGGCTATATGAGGAAAAATCTCCTTCAGGCCGGTTTTGATTTAAAAAACAGCACAGGCCCTATTGTACCAATAGTTGTCGGAGAAGATAAAAAGACAGTGAAAATGCAGGATCTCCTTATGAAAAAGGGGCTGTTTTTGCAAGCAATACGTCCGCCTACCGTACCGGAGGGGGCATCCAGGCTAAGGTTGACCATTGTGAGAGGGTTTACCAGGGAAGATATGGACTATGCCATAGAGACCCTTATTAATACAGGGAAAAAGATGGAGCTGATTTGA
- the bioA gene encoding adenosylmethionine--8-amino-7-oxononanoate transaminase — protein sequence MYDREQLIGWDKTYIWHPFTQMKDYMDMHPLVIEKGEGCYLIDIDGKRYIDGVSSLWVIVHGHGKKELVEAIKQQAETLCHSTLLGIANVPSIVLAKMLVDISPKGLSKVFYSDNGSTSVEIALKMAYQYWQQKGEKNRKRFISFTNGYHGDTIGSVSIGGIDLFHKVYGPLLFKTYKSPAPYCYRCPLKLEKGSCGMACIQRFEEVVRKYRDEACAVVIEPIVQGAAGIIVQPEGFLSEIRKIAKENGLLFIADEVATGFGRTGSMFACEKEKVEPDFMCLAKGVTGGYLPLAATMTTDEVFNGFLGQFEDFKTFFHGHTYTGNPVACSVAIENLNLYKKENTLENLPVKMALLSKELQRFYGLTHVGDIRQSGFMVGIELVKNKKTKRPFLPKEKIGHRVITEARKRGVIIRPLGDVIVLMPPLAIDESTLQKLIDVTYESIKAVTGA from the coding sequence GTGTACGACAGAGAACAACTGATCGGGTGGGACAAAACATACATCTGGCATCCTTTTACTCAGATGAAAGATTATATGGATATGCATCCGCTGGTAATAGAAAAAGGTGAAGGGTGCTATCTTATTGATATTGATGGTAAAAGGTACATTGATGGGGTGTCCTCCCTGTGGGTGATTGTCCATGGACATGGAAAAAAAGAGCTGGTGGAAGCAATCAAACAACAGGCAGAAACGCTGTGCCATTCAACCTTGCTGGGGATTGCCAACGTTCCATCCATTGTACTTGCGAAAATGCTTGTTGATATTTCTCCAAAAGGTCTGTCCAAAGTCTTTTACTCCGATAATGGTTCAACGTCCGTTGAGATTGCCCTGAAGATGGCTTATCAGTACTGGCAGCAGAAAGGGGAAAAGAACAGGAAACGGTTTATATCCTTTACAAATGGGTATCACGGCGATACGATAGGCTCGGTAAGCATAGGTGGTATTGACCTTTTTCACAAGGTCTACGGGCCGTTGCTTTTCAAGACTTACAAATCTCCCGCACCCTATTGCTACAGGTGTCCGCTTAAGCTTGAAAAGGGATCATGCGGCATGGCCTGTATTCAACGGTTTGAAGAAGTTGTAAGGAAATATAGAGATGAAGCCTGTGCTGTAGTTATTGAGCCTATCGTTCAGGGAGCTGCCGGTATTATCGTTCAGCCGGAAGGGTTTCTTTCTGAAATTCGTAAAATCGCCAAAGAAAATGGACTGTTGTTCATCGCCGATGAAGTGGCTACCGGTTTCGGGAGAACCGGCTCGATGTTTGCTTGTGAAAAAGAAAAGGTTGAACCTGATTTTATGTGCCTTGCCAAAGGCGTTACCGGCGGATACCTCCCCCTTGCTGCAACCATGACAACTGATGAGGTATTCAATGGCTTCCTCGGTCAATTCGAAGATTTCAAAACATTCTTCCATGGACATACATACACAGGGAATCCTGTTGCATGCAGCGTAGCAATTGAAAACCTTAATCTGTACAAAAAGGAAAATACACTGGAAAACCTGCCAGTCAAGATGGCTCTGCTGAGTAAGGAATTACAGAGATTTTACGGGCTTACCCATGTGGGGGATATACGCCAGTCCGGTTTTATGGTTGGCATAGAACTTGTGAAAAACAAAAAGACAAAACGCCCTTTCCTCCCGAAAGAAAAAATAGGTCACAGGGTAATCACGGAAGCCAGAAAGAGAGGCGTTATCATTCGCCCGCTCGGTGATGTAATCGTTCTTATGCCGCCCCTTGCCATAGATGAAAGTACGCTTCAGAAACTTATCGATGTGACATATGAGAGCATAAAGGCTGTGACAGGTGCATAA